In Apus apus isolate bApuApu2 chromosome 5, bApuApu2.pri.cur, whole genome shotgun sequence, the following are encoded in one genomic region:
- the ADM gene encoding pro-adrenomedullin isoform X1, which yields MKLVHVALLYLGSVTFFGVDAARVDVATEFKRKWTKWALSRAKRDVKLSVALQGLGAAAEVQPLIRTQDVKEDPRVPHPSSREDAHIRVKRYRQSINSFPYFQLGGCRFGTCTAHNLAHQIHQLTGKNKDDAAPPSKISPQGYGRRRRSLPEHRSPASSLRAGRRPRTPLASVLGV from the exons ATGAAACTAGTTCACGTAGCGCTGCTCTATCTCGGCTCTGTAACCTTCTTCGGGGTGGATGCTGCACGGGTGGACGTAGCGACAGAGTTCAAAAGAAA ATGGACGAAATGGGCACTGAGCCGAGCCAAGCGGGACGTGAAGCTTTCGGTCGCGCTCCAAGGGCTGGGGGCAGCCGCCGAAGTGCAGCCGCTCATACGGACCCAGGACGTGAAGGAGGATCCCCGAGTCCCGCACCCCAG CAGCCGGGAGGATGCTCACATCCGCGTCAAGCGCTACCGCCAGAGCATTAACAGCTTCCCCTACTTCCAGCTGGGGGGGTGCCGGTTCGGGACGTGCACGGCGCACAATCTGGCCCACCAGATCCACCAGCTGACCGGCAAGAATAAGGACGACGCCGCTCCCCCCAGCAAGATCAGCCCCCAGGGCTACGGCCGCAGGCGGCGCTCCCTGCCCGAGCACCGCAGCCCGGCGTCCTCCCTTCGGGCCGGGCGGCGGCCCCGGACGCCCCTCGCCTCCGTTCTGGGAGTCTGA
- the ADM gene encoding pro-adrenomedullin isoform X2 — MKLVHVALLYLGSVTFFGVDAARVDVATEFKRKWTKWALSRAKRDVKLSVALQGLGAAAEVQPLIRTQDVKEDPRVPHPSREDAHIRVKRYRQSINSFPYFQLGGCRFGTCTAHNLAHQIHQLTGKNKDDAAPPSKISPQGYGRRRRSLPEHRSPASSLRAGRRPRTPLASVLGV; from the exons ATGAAACTAGTTCACGTAGCGCTGCTCTATCTCGGCTCTGTAACCTTCTTCGGGGTGGATGCTGCACGGGTGGACGTAGCGACAGAGTTCAAAAGAAA ATGGACGAAATGGGCACTGAGCCGAGCCAAGCGGGACGTGAAGCTTTCGGTCGCGCTCCAAGGGCTGGGGGCAGCCGCCGAAGTGCAGCCGCTCATACGGACCCAGGACGTGAAGGAGGATCCCCGAGTCCCGCACCCCAG CCGGGAGGATGCTCACATCCGCGTCAAGCGCTACCGCCAGAGCATTAACAGCTTCCCCTACTTCCAGCTGGGGGGGTGCCGGTTCGGGACGTGCACGGCGCACAATCTGGCCCACCAGATCCACCAGCTGACCGGCAAGAATAAGGACGACGCCGCTCCCCCCAGCAAGATCAGCCCCCAGGGCTACGGCCGCAGGCGGCGCTCCCTGCCCGAGCACCGCAGCCCGGCGTCCTCCCTTCGGGCCGGGCGGCGGCCCCGGACGCCCCTCGCCTCCGTTCTGGGAGTCTGA